The following are encoded in a window of Fusarium verticillioides 7600 chromosome 6, whole genome shotgun sequence genomic DNA:
- a CDS encoding phosphoenolpyruvate carboxykinase [ATP], with translation MNDPVKRSASLYSNQFLKGPSTQIKASGTGLFKMLPNNVNKTSLHPTGVTPHQEHTELEQELHDKAHIDYDRVAIIPNPSVAALYEDALVYETGTAITSSGALTAYSGAKTGRSPLDKRIVEEASSKDNIWWGPVNKPMTPEVWKINRERAVDYLNTRSRIYVIDGFAGWDEKYRIRVRVICARAYHALFMRNMLIRPSREELKDFHPDYTIYNAGKFPANRYTEGMTSGTSVAINFEQKEMVILGTEYAGEMKKGVFTVLFYEMPIKHNVLTLHSSANEGKKGDVTLFFGLSGTGKTTLSADPNRALIGDDEHCWSDNGVFNIEGGCYAKTIGLSAEKEPDIFGAIRYGSVLENVVFDPLTREVDYDDATLTENTRCAYPIEYISNAKIPCLSPNSPSNIILLTCDARGVLPPISKLDRNQTMFHFISGYTSKMAGTEDGVTEPQATFSSCFAQPFLALHPMKYAKMLADKIETHKANAWLLNTGWVGAGFAQGGKRCPLKYTRAILDAIHSGELANVEYENYEVFNLQVPKTCPNVPSELLNPSKAWTAGEDSFKNEVVKLGKLFRENFTKYESEATEDVVKAGPVV, from the exons ATGAATGACCCCGTCAAAAGAAGTGCTTCTCTCTATTCAAATCAATTTCTCAAAGGTCCAAGCACACAGATCAAGGCTTCAGGAACCGGTTTATTCAAGA TGCTTCCCAACAACGTTAACAAGACCTCCCTCCACCCTACCGGTGTTAC TCCTCACCAGGAGCACACCGAGCTAGAACAGGAGCTCCACGACAAGGCTCACATCGATTATGACCGTGTCGCCATT ATTCCCAACCCTTCAGTCGCTGCCCTCTACGAGGATGCTCTTGTTTACGAGACCGGTACTGCTATCACCTCCAGCGGTGCCCTGACTGCCTACTCTGGCGCCAAGACTGGACGATCTCCCCTCGACAAGCGAATTGTCGAGGAggcttcttccaaggacAACATCTG GTGGGGACCTGTCAACAAGCCCATGACTCCTGAG GTCTGGAAGATCAACCGAGAACGTGCTGTCGATTACCTCAACACACGAAGCCGTATCTATGTCATCGATGGTTTCGCCGGCTGGGACGAGAAGTACCGTATCCGAGTTCGAGTTATCTGCGCCCGTGCCTACCATGCTCTCTTCATGCGAAACATGCTTATCCGACCTTCACgagaggagctcaaggactTCCACCCCGACTACACCATCTACAATGCCGGCAAGTTCCCCGCCAACAGATACACCGAGGGTATGACATCTGGTACCTCCGTTGCCATCAACTTTgagcagaaggagatggTCATCCTCGGTACCGAGTACGCTG GCGAAATGAAGAAGGGAGTCTTCACTGTCCTCTTCTACGAGATGCCTATCAAGCATAACGTCCTCACCCTCCACTCCTCTGCCAacgagggcaagaagggcgatgTCACACTCTTCTTCGGTCTCTCCGGAACTGGCAAGACCACTCTCTCCGCCGACCCCAACCGAGCTCTTATTGGTGACGACGAGCACTGCTGGTCCGACAACGgtgtcttcaacatcgaGGGAGGTTGCTACGCCAAGACCATTGGCCTGTCCGCCGAGAAGGAGCCAGATATCTTTGGCGCTATCCGATACGGCTCTGTCCTCGAGAACGTCGTCTTCGACCCTCTCACCCGTGAGGTTGACTACGACGATGCCACCCTCACTGAGAACACCCGATGTGCCTACCCCATCGAGTAcatctccaacgccaagattCCTTGCCTGTCTCCTAACTCCCCTTCCAACATTATCCTCCTCACATGCGACGCCCGCGGTGTTCTCCCCCCTATCTCCAAGCTCGACCGCAACCAGACCATGTTCCACTTCATCTCTGGTTACACCTCCAAGATGGCCGGTACTGAGGACGGCGTCACCGAGCCCCAGGCTACCTTCTCCAGCTGCTTCGCCCAGCCCTTCCTTGCTCTGCACCCCATGAAGTACGCCAAGATGCTTGCCGACAAGATTGAGACTCACAAGGCTAACGCCTGGCTCCTCAACACCGGTTGGGTCGGTGCCGGTTTTGCTCAGGGCGGCAAGCGATGCCCCCTCAAGTACACTCGTGCCATTCTCGATGCCATCCACTCTGGCGAACTTGCCAACGTCGAGTATGAGAACTATGAGGTCTTCAACCTCCAGGTTCCCAAGACCTGTCCTAACGTCCCCtcagagcttctcaaccCCTCCAAGGCCTGGACCGCTGGCGAGGATagcttcaagaacgaggTTGTCAAGCTGGGCAAGCTCTTCCGCGAGAACTTCACTAAATACGAGAGCGAGGCCACCGAGGACGTTGTCAAGGCTGGTCCCGTTGTCtaa